The following is a genomic window from Candidatus Abyssobacteria bacterium SURF_5.
GGTATGCGGTCTCATACACGTGCTTCCGGTGCCGCAAAACCAATTCATTAAACGCGGCGCCGTCGCCTGAGAGCACTCGCTGGATCAACTCGAAATCTGACGCCACTGCTTTCCTTTCCTACACTATTAGACGTTCCAAAGGGGAAAAAGGTTAAAAATTTCCTCGATTCTCCCTCTTTTTTCGCTGAACGCCTTGAGATACAGCATTTTATGACTCAAAATGCTTTGTTTGCGGTATGACGATAAGCAACCCGCTAGACTAGATTATAGTTAACTGAAGAGAAAAGGGAAGAGTTTTCTGTAATGAAATAGAAAGGAGTTCACTATGACGAGGAAAGTTATCTTGATCGGCTTAATTGGTATAAGCGCGATCTTGATGATGGGACTTCCCGCATATGCTCAGGGTGTTTACCGGACGCAGGAGGACTTGGGCGGCAGGGCGATTGGAATGCAGCATTTTCGCGTGGGCGAATTGATCGGGACGAGCGTCAGAAACCAGCAAGGCGAAACACTGGGAGAAGTAGAGGAAGTCATCGCCGACCAAAACGGCCGGATCAGTTACCTGATTCTCTCCATGGACGGCGCCATTGGGGTGACGGATCGATGGGTGCCGGTTCCGTGGCGGGCGGCCGATGCGCGGGTTTCGGACGACGAGATTCGCCTGAACATATCCAGGTCGCGGCTTGAAAACGCGCCTTCCTTCAGGAGCGATTTGCTTCCCGACTTCTCTCAGGCGCGGGTGCAAGAGGATATTAACGCCTATTACGACTCGATCCAATTCCGGGGCCGCGATACCGGTCGATTCGAGCGCGAATATCCGGAACGCGGCCGGGACCGGTACGAAAGATATGAGGACGACGAAGACCTTTTCGGCGAATACGAAAGCTATCGGCGCGACGGAGAAACCAGAAGGGAAAGCGACTTTGATCCGTTCGAGGAGCGCAGGTACCCGGCCGCCGGCGAGGTGGAAGATTATTCTGAGCAGGAGGGCCGCTATGACACGCGCAGGGATAACTACCTTCACCCCGGCGGCAGCAGGTACGGCAGGTGATTTCCCAAAGGTCCCTGCTGAACCCCAATAGCCCAACGCGTGCGCGTTGGGCGGCAAGAGTTTCAGGAATATGCGGCTCATCCTGAAAGGAGGACTTTATGGCTTTTAACCCTTTAAGAGAACGCGGTATTCCGCTTGAAAAACATTTGCGCAATTGGTCGGAATTGAATGTCAAACCGTATGACAAGCATAGCGTTCATCCATACACGCGGACACGGGTCATTCTGATGAACGGAATTGAAGTCGAATCGGCGATGTTCGGACATCAGTTCGCGCGGCATACGGCCGATATGGAACTCAAGCGAAAGCTCGCCAACGTCCGCCGTATCGAGCAGCAACAGCAGAAGGCGGTGAATTGGCTGTTGCCCGCCGACGAGAGCGTCCTCGAGATAACCATCGGCTATGAGCAGGTGGCCGTTGATTTGACGGCCGGGCTGGCAAAGACCGAGCGCGACCCGTACGTCAAAAAGGCTTTGGATTTTGCTTTACTGGAAGATTTTGACCACCTTTACCGGTATTCGAATCTGCTCAACATGTCCCAGGGAAAACCGGCCGAAGAGGTCACCGGCAAATTTACCGAGATCACCGTCGGCAGGCCCACGATCGCCGAACACCGTCACCCATACGATGAGGTTCGCAAGCATTACGATGCCGAAACGGCCGATCTCCTCACGCAGTTGCACGTGATGACGATTATCGCCGCCGAGCAGCAGACGATGAACTTCTACATGAACGTCGGAAACCGACCCGAGGAGATCGTTGGACGTGGACTTTACCTCGAGATCGCCCAGATCGAGGAACAGCACGTCACCCATTACGAATCCCTCATGGATCCGCGAAGCTCCTGGTTCGAGCAGTTGGTTTTGCACGAGTACAACGAGTGCTTCCTGTATTACTCGCTCATGCAGCATGAAGAAGATCGGCGCATCAAAAGCATCTGGGAATTGCACCTCAACCAGGAAATAGAACATTTGCGCAGCGCGTGCGATCTGATGAGGCAGTACGAAAAGAGGGAAGCGGAAGAGATGCTGCCGAAAGAAATGCCGGCGCCTTTCAAATTCGAATCCAATCTCGACTACGTGCGGCAGGTCATGGCGGATTCGACCGATTTCAATGCGCTCGAAACCGATTTCGTTCCCGCAGACCGCATCCCGAAGGATTCCCGGTATTACCATTACCAGGCAATCGTAAACAGGAACGGGGTTCCCAGCCAGATGGTGATCGAACAGCACATTCAACACAAGGGAAGGGACTATCGCTTCGAGTTAAAGGGACCGCACCCGGTGGAAAGGTTCCGCAGTTATGAAACCGTAACCATATGAGGGGCGGTTCGCTGAACATCTGAATCAAGAAAGAGCGGTGGATTGCAGGGGGTTTAGACGCAATGAGGAAGGGCGAGCCTCAGGTTCACCCTCTGCAATCCCTGATTTTATCTCCCCTCATTCCGCCAAATCTTTTTCTTGCCGCCCGCTCAGTTTGACAACCTGCCGTTTCATACCCCATAATTGCTAGAGGCAACTGTCATTTTAATTGACAATGAGGGGTTTTTACGCATGGCGGAGCGCGAGGCACAGGCAGGCGGAATCGAAAGTTTTTTCGAAGAACATTTCTTCACGGAAGAACCTTATTATGTCCCTGTGTCTGATGAAGTGAGTATTTTTCGAGCCGCTTACGCGGCCAAATTGCCGGTCCTTCTGAAAGGCCCTACCGGATGCGGAAAGACACGTTTCATCGAGTACATGGCATACACCCTGCAACAGGAGCGCATCTTGCAGGGGATAGAATCGGCAACCGATGTATCCGCCCCATTGATCACGGTCGCCTGCCACGAGGACCTCAGTGCAAGCGATTTGGTGGGCCGCTATCTGCTCGAAGGCGATGAGACCGTCTGGATTGACGGCCCGCTCACGCGCGCGGTGAAAACCGGCGCCGTCTGCTATCTCGATGAGATTGTCGAAGCGCGAAAGGACACCACGGTCCTCATCCATCCCCTGGCCGATTACCGCCGGATTCTTCCTATCGAGAAGAGGGGGCGGATGCTGAGGGCGCACGACAATTTCTTGCTGGTCATCTCATACAATCCCGGCTACCAGAGCGTTTTGAAGAATCTGAAGCATAGTACGCGGCAAAGATTTGTGGCCATCGATTTTGAATATCCACCCCCAGAGGTCGAGGCCCGGATAATCAGCCACGAAAGCGGGATCGACGCGGCCACGGCCGAGAGGATGGCTCTGCTCGGCCAGAAAGTGAGGAACCTGCGCGACCGCGGCTTTGAGGAAGGCGTGAGCACGCGCCTCCTCATATATGCCGGAAAGCTGCTGATCTCGGGCATCTCGGCCAGGCGCGCCTGCGAGATCGCAGTTGCCAAATCGATCACTGACGACCCCGAACTGGAACGCGCCGTCCTCGAACTCATCAACAGTATCTTCGAATGACCAATCCTGCCCATACAAACTGCCACTCCTCTTTTCTGCCGCGCGGGGCGGGGCTTCGCCTCAACGAAGTCGCAAATATTTTGGAACTGTATTGTTCCGCAGTCGCCGCGCGCAATCTGCAGATAAAACCTGTTCATGAAGCGCCGCCCGACCTGCTGCCGGACCGGCGCGATCTCCCGCTGACCGATGGGAAAACCATCTATCTGGCCGAAACCGCCGGCCGGCGTTCCTCGATCGATGAATTCGATTACTTCCTTGTGCCTGCGGCTCATCAGGCGGCATACATCGAGTTCGGGACGTTCGACCTCGACCTCGACGTTCTTTTTAATAAAAATCTTCCCGATGAGTTATTGAAGGTTCTTGAAGCGGTTCCTTTCATTTCGCACTACGACCTGTTCTTCCGCCTGTTCAACAACCCGCGGCTGGCTCGCGATATCTTCTTCTTTGTCGAGGACGGGCGGATCGATTACCGGCTTTGTTCAAGATATTGCGGTCTTGCCCCGCGGCTGAGACGAATTGCAACCGAATCGTTAGCCGATAGACCACTGCCGGCCTCGCTCCCGCCGCTCGAGGCGCTCATCGAATGCCTGGCTCGCCTTTCCCTCGGGGAGCACCCGATAGATCATCTGCCTCCTGAGAAGCGGCCGGTCTTTGAAGAAATGGAAGACGCGTACGCACCCGTGATGAACCTGCAGGCAACGGTGACGGATTCGGCAGTCATCACGATTCGGATTTACTCGATCCTCCGACAGTACGCTCCTGAATTGTTTGCGGCGCCGGAATCAATCGCAACTCCGGTTCCCGGCCAAGAGGGCAATGAGAATTATCTGCCGGCACACCCGGTGGAATTTCGCGGCCAGACTGATTTCGCCCGCATCCAGATCAACCGGGCGCTCGATTTCCTCGAGGAACTTGAGGAAGATCAAGCCGGAATGGAAAGCCCGATGTCGCCCGAAATGCTGAACAAGCTGATCGAGAGCGGCGCCAAGATTAAAATCCTTGGCGTGACCGCTGAGGAGCTTCGGGATTCGACCGGTCTGTTCGCGACCGACCTCAAAGGACTGCTGCAGCAGAAAATGAAGGAGATCGACCCGGAACACAAGAAAAAACTTGCCCGGTTCCTCGACCACGCAAAAGCGCAGCTCGATGAGGCTTCCCGAGTCTACTATTATGACGAGTGGGACTATCTGAACGGCGACTACAAGCGCCGCTGGTGCC
Proteins encoded in this region:
- a CDS encoding PRC-barrel domain containing protein, which produces MTRKVILIGLIGISAILMMGLPAYAQGVYRTQEDLGGRAIGMQHFRVGELIGTSVRNQQGETLGEVEEVIADQNGRISYLILSMDGAIGVTDRWVPVPWRAADARVSDDEIRLNISRSRLENAPSFRSDLLPDFSQARVQEDINAYYDSIQFRGRDTGRFEREYPERGRDRYERYEDDEDLFGEYESYRRDGETRRESDFDPFEERRYPAAGEVEDYSEQEGRYDTRRDNYLHPGGSRYGR
- a CDS encoding CbbQ/NirQ/NorQ/GpvN family protein, whose protein sequence is MAEREAQAGGIESFFEEHFFTEEPYYVPVSDEVSIFRAAYAAKLPVLLKGPTGCGKTRFIEYMAYTLQQERILQGIESATDVSAPLITVACHEDLSASDLVGRYLLEGDETVWIDGPLTRAVKTGAVCYLDEIVEARKDTTVLIHPLADYRRILPIEKRGRMLRAHDNFLLVISYNPGYQSVLKNLKHSTRQRFVAIDFEYPPPEVEARIISHESGIDAATAERMALLGQKVRNLRDRGFEEGVSTRLLIYAGKLLISGISARRACEIAVAKSITDDPELERAVLELINSIFE
- a CDS encoding VWA domain-containing protein, with amino-acid sequence MTNPAHTNCHSSFLPRGAGLRLNEVANILELYCSAVAARNLQIKPVHEAPPDLLPDRRDLPLTDGKTIYLAETAGRRSSIDEFDYFLVPAAHQAAYIEFGTFDLDLDVLFNKNLPDELLKVLEAVPFISHYDLFFRLFNNPRLARDIFFFVEDGRIDYRLCSRYCGLAPRLRRIATESLADRPLPASLPPLEALIECLARLSLGEHPIDHLPPEKRPVFEEMEDAYAPVMNLQATVTDSAVITIRIYSILRQYAPELFAAPESIATPVPGQEGNENYLPAHPVEFRGQTDFARIQINRALDFLEELEEDQAGMESPMSPEMLNKLIESGAKIKILGVTAEELRDSTGLFATDLKGLLQQKMKEIDPEHKKKLARFLDHAKAQLDEASRVYYYDEWDYLNGDYKRRWCRLREVAVEPGSGDEAAQIKREHSALIASIKRQYQRIRPEMLTKVKRLRDGEEVVLDHVIDAVIDRKAGVTPSYRVYQNRERRARDIATCFLLDLSASTDEWVVEDPHLHQRKPSHPRPNLLSALPHEVREEFEEAYSHPAGGKRVIDLEREALVIMAEALENLGDEYAIYGFSGYGRENVELFSIKEFSEKYSERVRRKIGAIEPKKSTRMGPAVRHALQKLNKTGRTMKILILLSDGYPQDFDYGPDRSSREYGLHDTMVALQEARNKSIHTFCITVDQAGNDYLHEMCGGRDYFIVKKPSTLPRILPRIYRRLTV